The following coding sequences lie in one Falco naumanni isolate bFalNau1 chromosome 18, bFalNau1.pat, whole genome shotgun sequence genomic window:
- the LSM12 gene encoding protein LSM12 homolog, protein MAAPGEYFSVGSQVSCRTCQEQRLQGEVVAFDYPSKMLALKCPSSSGKPNHADILLVNLQYVSEVEIINDRTETPPPLASLNVSKLANKARTEKEEKMSQAYAISAGVSLEGQQLFQTIHKTIKDCKWQEKNIVVMEEVVIAPPYQVENCKGKEGSALSHVRKIVEKHFRDVESQKVMQRSQAQQTQKETSLSS, encoded by the exons ATGGCGGCGCCGGGCGAGTACTTCAGCGTGGGCAGCCAGGTGTCGTGCCGCACCTGCCAGGAGCAGCGCCTGCAGGGCGAGGTCGTCGCTTTCGACTACCCCAGCAAGATGCTGGCGCTCA aatGCCCCTCTTCCAGTGGAAAGCCTAATCACGCAGATATCCTGCTTGTAAACTTACAGTATGTTTCAGAAGTGGAAATAATTAATGACCGCACGGAAACACCTCCTCCTTTAGCTTCACTCAATGTTAGCAAG CTTGCCAACAAAGCACGGAcggagaaggaagagaagatgaGCCAGGCGTATGCAATTAGTGCTGGTGTCTCTCTGGAGGGGCAGCAGCTCTTCCAGACTATACACAAGAC CATTAAAGACTGTAAATGGCAGGAGAAGAATATAGTTGTGATGGAAGAAGTCGTTATTGCCCCTCCCTATCAAGTGGAAAACTGTAAAGGCAAAGAGGGAAGCGCGCTGAGTCACGTACGCAAAATA GTGGAGAAACATTTTCGAGACGTGGAAAGCCAAAAGGTAATGCAGCGTTCACAAGCACAGCAGACACAGAAGGAAACCTCCCTCTCGTCCTGA